The following are from one region of the Haloactinomyces albus genome:
- the pcaB gene encoding 3-carboxy-cis,cis-muconate cycloisomerase: protein MFSTPATTAALSGQAWLQAMLDVENALARVQARAGLIPEAAAEEIARHCHAEYFDAASIGERAASSATPVIALVRDLTALVDEPAAPYVHRGATSQDIVDTAAMLVVRRSTDPVLADLRSAAEQCAGLAGRHRDTLMVARSLLQQALPTTFGRKCAGWLTALTEATAGLERVRRERLAVQFGGPAGTLASLGADGVRVSGLLAEELGLTEPVVPWHTDRNRVGELAGVLGTVAGTLGKIALDVKLHAQTEVGELAEGASGGSSAMPHKRNPVRSVVITATTQRVPTLVSGLLAAMPQEHERAAGAWQSEWEPLIELLRLVGAAAAATRELLADLRVHTDRMRSNLDLTGGVLMAENAASALMEALGRTRAQDLITEVSHRVVERSTTLRAELLADSSVRAVLSEQDILAATEPADYLGSAGAFVDRALDAHAQNAGGNDQ, encoded by the coding sequence ATGTTCAGCACGCCTGCGACCACGGCTGCCCTGTCCGGGCAGGCGTGGTTGCAGGCGATGCTGGATGTCGAGAACGCACTCGCACGAGTGCAGGCGAGGGCAGGGCTCATCCCGGAAGCAGCGGCCGAGGAGATCGCGCGGCACTGTCACGCCGAGTACTTCGATGCGGCCTCGATCGGCGAACGTGCCGCGTCCTCGGCAACGCCGGTGATCGCCCTGGTCCGCGATCTGACCGCTCTCGTGGACGAGCCGGCCGCGCCGTATGTGCATCGTGGAGCCACCAGCCAGGACATCGTCGACACCGCTGCCATGCTCGTTGTTCGCCGGTCGACGGACCCCGTCCTGGCGGATCTGCGGTCGGCGGCCGAGCAGTGCGCCGGGCTGGCCGGGCGGCATCGGGACACCCTGATGGTCGCGCGCAGCCTCCTGCAGCAGGCCTTGCCGACGACCTTCGGCCGCAAGTGCGCGGGCTGGCTCACCGCGCTGACCGAGGCCACCGCCGGGCTGGAACGAGTGCGGCGTGAGCGGCTGGCCGTGCAATTCGGCGGACCGGCAGGCACGCTTGCCTCCCTCGGCGCCGACGGGGTGCGGGTGAGCGGCTTGCTGGCCGAGGAGCTGGGACTGACCGAACCGGTCGTGCCGTGGCACACCGACCGTAACCGCGTCGGTGAGCTCGCGGGGGTGCTCGGCACGGTCGCCGGAACACTGGGCAAGATCGCCCTCGACGTGAAATTGCACGCGCAGACCGAAGTGGGCGAACTCGCCGAGGGGGCATCCGGTGGTTCCTCGGCGATGCCCCACAAACGCAATCCCGTTCGGTCGGTCGTGATCACCGCAACCACCCAGCGGGTGCCCACACTGGTCAGCGGGCTGCTCGCGGCGATGCCGCAGGAGCACGAACGGGCGGCGGGAGCGTGGCAGTCCGAATGGGAGCCACTGATCGAGCTGCTGCGCCTGGTGGGGGCTGCCGCCGCGGCCACTCGCGAACTGCTCGCCGATCTGCGCGTGCACACCGATCGGATGCGTAGCAATCTCGACCTCACCGGCGGAGTGCTCATGGCCGAGAACGCGGCCTCGGCTCTGATGGAAGCACTCGGGCGCACTCGGGCCCAGGACCTGATTACCGAGGTCTCGCACCGGGTGGTCGAGCGGAGCACCACCTTGCGTGCCGAGTTGCTGGCCGACTCCTCGGTACGTGCGGTGCTGTCCGAGCAGGACATCCTCGCCGCGACCGAGCCCGCCGACTACCTCGGCTCGGCGGGCGCCTTCGTCGATCGGGCGCTGGACGCCCACGCGCAGAATGCAGGAGGAAACGATCAGTGA
- the pcaG gene encoding protocatechuate 3,4-dioxygenase subunit alpha: MATPNTETTDTPVGTTPSQTVGPFFALPGGILWEDGPEVVGDGAPGAIVVHGRVLDGNGNPVPDAIVETWQADSQGRFDHFDDSRGTSTSFRGFGRCGTDVEGRYWIRTVKPGTLPTPDGATEAPHINVTVLARGLLNRVVTRIYFPDEQEANAADPVLSTVDADRRGTLIATAEDGGYQLDIRLQGDDETLFFAV, encoded by the coding sequence ATGGCCACCCCGAACACGGAAACCACCGATACCCCTGTCGGTACCACCCCGTCACAGACGGTGGGCCCGTTCTTCGCCCTCCCCGGTGGCATCCTCTGGGAGGACGGCCCCGAGGTCGTCGGTGACGGTGCACCGGGCGCGATCGTCGTGCACGGTCGCGTGCTCGACGGCAACGGCAACCCGGTGCCGGACGCGATCGTCGAGACCTGGCAGGCCGACTCGCAGGGTCGGTTCGATCACTTCGACGACTCCCGTGGCACCAGCACGTCGTTTCGCGGATTCGGTCGCTGCGGCACCGACGTCGAAGGCCGCTACTGGATCCGCACCGTCAAGCCCGGAACCCTGCCGACGCCGGATGGTGCGACCGAAGCCCCGCACATCAACGTCACCGTGCTCGCTCGGGGACTGCTCAACCGGGTGGTGACCCGGATCTACTTCCCGGACGAGCAGGAGGCCAACGCGGCCGACCCGGTTCTTTCCACAGTGGATGCCGATCGGCGCGGTACCCTGATCGCGACCGCCGAGGACGGCGGGTACCAGCTCGACATCCGATTGCAAGGCGATGACGAAACCCTCTTTTTCGCCGTCTGA
- the pcaH gene encoding protocatechuate 3,4-dioxygenase subunit beta produces the protein MYPKDTAYDVAATTPAPSGLVLPSYTRDEASHPALDTEEYNSTHLRAPKQPLQVLPHYLTEVTGPLLGHDRVGETDHDLTVQHEGEPLGERIIVSGRVLDSDGKPVPNTLVEIWQANSAGRYEHSGDRHPAPLDPNFSGTGRCMTDSDGFYKFITIKPGAYPWRNHDNAWRPAHIHLSLFGQAFTQRLITQMYFPGDPLFYQDPIFNSVRDPKARERMISRFDLDTTVPEWALSYKFDIVLRGREATPFEDDEEDDD, from the coding sequence ATGTACCCGAAAGACACCGCCTATGATGTGGCGGCGACCACACCGGCACCCTCCGGCTTGGTCCTGCCCTCCTACACGCGCGACGAGGCCAGCCATCCGGCGCTGGACACGGAGGAGTACAACTCCACCCACCTGCGGGCACCGAAGCAACCCCTGCAGGTGCTGCCGCACTACCTCACCGAGGTCACCGGTCCGCTGCTGGGACATGACCGGGTCGGCGAGACCGACCACGACCTCACCGTCCAGCACGAGGGTGAACCCCTCGGCGAGCGCATCATCGTCAGTGGCCGGGTGCTCGACTCCGACGGCAAGCCGGTGCCGAACACCCTGGTGGAGATCTGGCAGGCCAACTCCGCGGGACGGTACGAGCACTCCGGCGACCGGCACCCGGCTCCGTTGGACCCGAACTTCTCGGGTACCGGCCGGTGTATGACCGACTCCGACGGGTTCTACAAGTTCATCACCATCAAGCCCGGTGCCTACCCGTGGCGGAACCACGACAACGCCTGGCGTCCGGCCCATATTCACCTGTCCCTGTTCGGTCAGGCCTTCACCCAGCGACTGATCACCCAGATGTACTTCCCGGGTGATCCGCTGTTCTACCAGGACCCGATCTTCAACTCGGTGCGGGATCCGAAGGCGCGCGAGCGGATGATCTCCCGGTTCGACCTCGACACCACGGTGCCGGAGTGGGCGTTGAGCTACAAGTTCGACATCGTGCTGCGCGGTCGTGAGGCCACGCCGTTCGAGGACGACGAGGAGGACGACGACTGA
- a CDS encoding thiolase family protein, giving the protein MTNGVYVLDALRTPIGRYGKGLAEVRPDDLASHVIRSLVQRAPNLDPARIEDVLFGDANGAGEDNRNVARMAALLAGLPTSVTGATVNRLCGSGLEAAMEASRTVQTGDADLLIAGGVESMSRAPWVLPKPERAYPRGHETLHSTTLGWRMVNPEMPQEWTIPLGESAEILADRYKISREDQDAFALRSHTRAAAAWEAGAFDKEVVPVPGTEVTRDEGVRADSSPESLAKLKPVFRSGGTVTAGNSSPMNDGAAGMLIGSESAAEQLGTDPLARIVSRGVAGVDPDVFGIGPVEAANTALRRAGIGWDDLTAVELNEAFASQSLACLAEWPELDPEIVNVQGGAIAIGHPLGASGARILGTLAHQLHRAGGGWGLAAICIGVGQGLAVVLHA; this is encoded by the coding sequence GTGACCAACGGCGTCTATGTGCTCGACGCGCTGCGCACCCCGATCGGCCGCTATGGCAAGGGGCTGGCCGAGGTGCGTCCCGACGATCTCGCGTCCCACGTCATCCGCTCGCTGGTTCAGCGCGCGCCGAATCTCGACCCGGCGCGGATCGAGGACGTCCTGTTCGGCGATGCCAACGGTGCCGGCGAGGACAACCGCAACGTGGCCAGGATGGCCGCGCTGTTGGCCGGGCTGCCCACCAGCGTGACCGGTGCGACGGTGAACCGACTGTGCGGCTCGGGGCTGGAAGCGGCCATGGAGGCCAGCCGCACGGTCCAGACCGGTGATGCCGACCTGCTCATCGCAGGCGGTGTCGAGTCGATGAGCCGTGCCCCGTGGGTGCTGCCCAAGCCCGAGCGTGCTTACCCGCGCGGTCACGAGACGCTGCACTCCACGACTCTGGGTTGGCGCATGGTCAACCCCGAGATGCCGCAGGAGTGGACCATCCCGCTGGGCGAGAGCGCCGAGATCCTCGCCGATCGCTACAAGATCAGCCGTGAGGACCAGGACGCCTTCGCGCTGCGCAGTCATACGCGTGCGGCGGCCGCCTGGGAGGCCGGGGCCTTCGACAAGGAGGTCGTGCCCGTTCCCGGAACGGAGGTGACCCGCGACGAGGGGGTCCGCGCCGACAGCTCACCGGAGTCGCTGGCCAAGCTCAAGCCCGTCTTCCGCAGCGGGGGAACGGTCACCGCGGGGAACTCCTCGCCGATGAACGATGGCGCGGCGGGAATGCTCATCGGCAGCGAGAGCGCCGCCGAGCAACTGGGCACGGACCCACTGGCGCGGATCGTCAGCCGGGGTGTGGCCGGAGTCGACCCCGACGTGTTCGGGATCGGCCCGGTCGAGGCCGCCAACACGGCGCTGCGGCGGGCGGGCATCGGCTGGGACGACCTCACCGCGGTCGAACTGAACGAGGCCTTCGCCTCCCAGTCGCTGGCCTGCCTGGCCGAGTGGCCCGAACTCGATCCCGAGATCGTCAACGTACAGGGTGGTGCGATCGCCATCGGTCACCCGCTCGGCGCTTCCGGGGCCCGCATCCTCGGTACGCTGGCCCACCAGCTGCACCGCGCCGGCGGTGGGTGGGGGCTCGCCGCGATCTGTATCGGCGTCGGCCAGGGCCTCGCCGTCGTCCTGCACGCGTGA
- a CDS encoding CoA-transferase subunit beta — MSVGAETASTAGTAESASREFTADEMMTIAASRSLRDGTACFVGIGLPSTAANLARRTHAPELVLIYESGTLGAKPDQLPLSIGDGILADTADSVVSVPEIFNYWLQPGRVNTGFLGGAQVDKYGNINTTVIGGDYDDPKVRLPGAGGAPEIAASCQEVLIVMRQSPRSFVESVDFVTSIGYGRDGGERDRLGLPGRGPVKVITDMGVLEPDPQTRELTLTHLGPGVDVEQARAATGWSLRVAEELTVQQPPTEAELSVLRELKATTGKGDSQ, encoded by the coding sequence ATGAGCGTCGGAGCAGAGACGGCTTCCACGGCCGGTACCGCCGAGTCCGCAAGCCGGGAATTCACGGCGGACGAAATGATGACGATTGCCGCTTCGCGATCCCTGCGCGACGGCACCGCGTGCTTCGTGGGGATCGGGCTGCCGAGTACGGCGGCCAATCTGGCCCGCCGCACACACGCGCCCGAGCTGGTGCTGATCTACGAGTCCGGCACACTCGGTGCGAAGCCGGACCAGTTGCCGCTGTCCATCGGCGATGGAATTCTTGCCGACACTGCCGACTCCGTGGTCAGCGTGCCCGAGATCTTCAACTACTGGCTGCAGCCCGGCCGGGTGAACACCGGCTTTCTCGGCGGCGCCCAGGTCGACAAGTACGGCAACATCAACACCACCGTCATCGGTGGCGACTACGACGATCCGAAGGTGCGGCTGCCCGGAGCCGGTGGCGCCCCGGAGATCGCGGCCTCCTGCCAGGAAGTGCTCATCGTGATGCGGCAGAGCCCCCGCTCGTTCGTCGAGTCCGTGGATTTCGTGACCTCGATCGGCTACGGCCGTGACGGCGGTGAGCGTGACCGCCTCGGCCTGCCCGGCCGCGGCCCGGTCAAGGTCATCACCGACATGGGTGTGCTCGAACCCGACCCGCAGACCCGGGAGCTGACCCTGACGCACCTCGGCCCGGGTGTCGACGTGGAGCAGGCGCGCGCGGCCACCGGCTGGTCGTTGCGGGTGGCCGAGGAGCTCACCGTGCAGCAGCCGCCGACCGAGGCGGAGCTGTCGGTGCTGCGCGAACTCAAGGCAACCACCGGGAAGGGAGACTCCCAGTGA
- a CDS encoding CoA transferase subunit A, giving the protein MSPIRQLDEAVSELVGDGDVVALEGFTHLIPVAAGHEIIRQGRRDLTLCRMTPDVIYDQMIGAGCARKLVFSWGGNPGVGSLHRFRDAIQHSWPVPLEIEEHSHAGMANRYTAGASGLPFAVLRGYAGTDLPAHTESIKTIECPFTGESLAAVSALNPDVGIVHAQQADRQGNVQMWGITGVQKETVLASKRSLVTVEEVVDELEPRPGAVVLPKWVVSAVAEVPGGAHPSYAQGYYERDNDYYQRWDPIGRDREQFRQWVDTEVLDVERSAR; this is encoded by the coding sequence GTGTCTCCCATACGGCAACTCGATGAGGCTGTCTCGGAACTGGTCGGTGACGGTGACGTCGTGGCCCTGGAGGGCTTCACGCATCTGATCCCGGTCGCCGCGGGTCACGAGATCATCCGCCAGGGACGGCGGGATTTGACGCTGTGCCGGATGACGCCGGATGTGATCTACGATCAGATGATCGGCGCCGGCTGTGCGCGTAAACTGGTGTTCTCCTGGGGTGGCAACCCGGGGGTGGGGTCCCTGCACCGGTTCCGCGATGCGATCCAGCACTCCTGGCCGGTACCGCTGGAGATCGAGGAACACAGTCACGCCGGTATGGCCAACCGCTACACCGCCGGAGCCTCCGGTCTCCCGTTCGCGGTGCTGCGCGGTTACGCGGGTACCGACCTGCCCGCCCACACCGAGTCGATCAAGACGATCGAATGCCCCTTCACCGGTGAGTCCTTGGCCGCCGTTTCCGCGTTGAATCCCGATGTCGGCATCGTGCACGCACAGCAGGCCGACCGCCAGGGCAACGTGCAGATGTGGGGGATCACCGGGGTGCAGAAGGAGACGGTGCTGGCGTCGAAGCGGTCGCTGGTGACGGTCGAGGAGGTCGTGGACGAGCTCGAACCGCGGCCGGGCGCGGTCGTACTGCCCAAGTGGGTGGTCAGCGCCGTGGCCGAGGTTCCCGGTGGGGCGCACCCGTCCTATGCCCAGGGCTACTACGAGCGCGACAACGACTACTACCAGCGGTGGGATCCGATCGGCCGGGACCGTGAGCAGTTCCGGCAATGGGTGGACACCGAAGTCCTCGACGTGGAGAGGAGCGCGCGATGA
- a CDS encoding TIGR03618 family F420-dependent PPOX class oxidoreductase, with protein sequence MVVDLPVVERIAARDNHLATVATTRADGSVQSSVVNAGVARHPITGRSVVAFVTYGRAKLTHLRARPRTALTFRAGWSWITVEGSAEIVGPKDPLEGVDAEGLRLLLREVFAGAGGEHEDWQEYDRAMAREQRAAVLIDPERIYGV encoded by the coding sequence GTGGTAGTCGATCTCCCGGTCGTCGAGCGGATCGCTGCTCGGGACAACCACTTGGCCACCGTGGCCACGACTCGCGCCGACGGCAGCGTGCAGTCCTCGGTGGTCAACGCGGGTGTTGCCCGGCATCCGATCACCGGGCGGTCGGTCGTGGCCTTCGTGACCTACGGGCGGGCCAAGCTCACGCATCTGCGTGCGAGGCCGCGCACGGCGCTGACATTTCGTGCGGGATGGTCGTGGATCACCGTCGAAGGTTCCGCGGAGATCGTCGGGCCGAAGGATCCCCTGGAGGGGGTGGACGCCGAAGGGCTGCGGTTGCTGCTGCGGGAGGTCTTCGCGGGTGCGGGTGGTGAGCACGAGGACTGGCAGGAGTACGACCGTGCGATGGCCAGGGAGCAGCGGGCAGCCGTGCTGATCGACCCGGAGCGCATCTACGGCGTGTGA
- a CDS encoding DUF2188 domain-containing protein, with protein MSERHVVPDRATGGGWKVTGADSAESQTATQADAIDEAEQELRHSGGGELLIHGLRGQVCDKRLVQSRTEEA; from the coding sequence TTGTCCGAACGTCATGTGGTTCCCGACCGCGCCACCGGAGGTGGCTGGAAGGTGACCGGTGCCGATTCAGCGGAATCGCAGACCGCCACCCAGGCCGATGCGATCGACGAGGCCGAGCAGGAGCTTCGCCACAGCGGCGGTGGCGAACTCCTGATCCACGGACTTCGCGGCCAGGTCTGCGACAAGCGCCTGGTGCAGTCGAGAACCGAGGAAGCCTGA
- a CDS encoding TIGR03557 family F420-dependent LLM class oxidoreductase has product MVSVGYFLSCESFGPHELLRQARMAEQAGFERLWISDHFHPWLDEQGNSPFVWSVIGALSQVTSLPITTAVTCPTIRTHPAVIAQAAATAAVQCQGGFVLGVGSGEALNEHITGDRWPPAELRLSMLDEACEIIRKLFTGEEITHRGQHYTVENARLYTLPEQPVPIYVSAFGPQAARLAGRIGDGFCSAMPDPDLVNTFRDRAGNKPAQVGVKLCWADTEEEGKATAHRLWRNELLPGTLGQTLPTPRDFDPATTLITERMVGEQFPCGSDPQRVLDTVQQFEDAGFDEVYLQQIGPEQEKFFEAWSRELRPRLQRR; this is encoded by the coding sequence ATGGTCAGTGTTGGTTATTTTCTGTCCTGCGAGTCCTTCGGGCCGCACGAACTGCTGCGGCAGGCCCGGATGGCCGAGCAGGCGGGTTTCGAACGGCTGTGGATTTCGGACCACTTCCATCCGTGGCTGGACGAACAGGGCAACAGCCCTTTCGTGTGGTCGGTGATCGGGGCCCTGTCGCAGGTCACCTCGTTGCCGATCACCACAGCGGTCACCTGCCCGACGATACGCACGCATCCGGCGGTGATCGCCCAGGCTGCCGCCACGGCGGCGGTGCAGTGCCAGGGTGGGTTCGTGCTCGGGGTCGGTTCCGGCGAGGCGCTCAACGAGCACATCACCGGTGATCGCTGGCCTCCGGCCGAGTTGCGACTGTCGATGCTGGACGAAGCCTGCGAGATCATCCGCAAGTTGTTCACCGGAGAGGAAATCACGCACCGCGGACAGCACTACACCGTGGAAAACGCCCGGCTCTACACGCTCCCGGAGCAGCCGGTGCCGATCTACGTTTCCGCGTTCGGGCCGCAGGCGGCGCGGTTGGCCGGCCGTATCGGGGATGGTTTCTGCTCGGCCATGCCCGACCCGGACCTGGTGAACACCTTTCGCGACAGGGCCGGGAACAAACCGGCTCAGGTCGGCGTGAAGCTGTGCTGGGCCGATACCGAGGAGGAGGGCAAAGCCACCGCGCACCGGTTGTGGCGCAACGAGTTGCTGCCCGGCACGCTGGGACAGACCCTGCCCACCCCTCGTGATTTCGACCCGGCCACCACGCTGATCACCGAACGGATGGTGGGCGAGCAGTTCCCCTGCGGTTCCGACCCCCAGCGGGTGCTCGATACCGTGCAGCAGTTCGAGGACGCGGGCTTCGATGAGGTGTACCTGCAACAGATCGGCCCCGAGCAGGAGAAGTTTTTCGAGGCCTGGTCCCGCGAACTACGCCCCCGGCTACAGCGGCGGTGA
- a CDS encoding 2Fe-2S iron-sulfur cluster-binding protein, with protein MDTRIDLRVDGEQRSLTVDTRTTLLDALRERLGVTSPKKGCDHGQCGSCTVLLDGRRATTCLALAVAHTGSEITTAAGLSDGDDLHPVARAFLDHDGLQCGYCTPGQICSAVGMLDEAKAGWPSLVTEHAEDSAALDESELDDEEIRERMSGNLCRCGAYTNIVTAIREASNGGNR; from the coding sequence ATGGATACCCGGATCGACCTGCGGGTGGACGGTGAGCAGCGCTCGCTCACCGTCGACACGCGCACGACACTGCTGGATGCCCTGCGCGAACGGCTGGGAGTGACCTCCCCGAAGAAGGGGTGCGATCACGGGCAGTGCGGTTCGTGCACGGTCCTGCTCGATGGACGACGCGCCACCACGTGCCTGGCCCTGGCCGTGGCCCACACCGGCTCGGAGATCACCACAGCGGCCGGTTTGTCCGACGGCGACGACCTGCATCCCGTGGCACGGGCGTTCCTCGACCACGACGGCCTGCAGTGCGGGTACTGCACGCCGGGCCAGATCTGCTCGGCGGTGGGCATGCTCGACGAAGCCAAGGCCGGATGGCCGAGCCTGGTCACCGAACATGCCGAGGACAGTGCCGCACTCGACGAGTCGGAACTCGACGACGAGGAGATCCGCGAACGCATGAGCGGGAACCTGTGCCGCTGCGGGGCCTACACGAACATCGTCACGGCCATCCGCGAAGCATCGAACGGAGGGAACCGATGA
- a CDS encoding FAD binding domain-containing protein: MIPFDYQRADHAEGAVAAVGDRSGATFLGGGTNLVDHLKLGITEPELLIDITRLPFDAIDPLPDGGVRIGATVRNSDLAAEAIIRQRYPVLSQALLSGASGQLRNLATTGGNLLQRTRCPYFQDVTTPCNKREPGSGCSALNGYTRNHAILGASEHCVATHPSDMAVALAALDATVQVTGPNGQRGIPVTDLHRLPGDEPHRDTVLEHGELITSVDLPELPRSTRSRYRKVRDRASYAFALVSVAAVLEIEGDTVREARIALGGVAHKPWRASTAEQALRGAPTTEESFRSAAEAEIAQAQPLADNEFKLPMARNTLTATLRDLAGKESR; this comes from the coding sequence ATGATTCCCTTCGACTACCAGCGGGCCGACCACGCCGAGGGAGCCGTGGCCGCCGTGGGGGACCGTTCCGGAGCGACCTTCCTCGGTGGCGGCACCAACCTCGTCGATCATCTCAAACTCGGCATCACCGAGCCCGAACTCCTCATCGACATCACCCGACTGCCCTTCGATGCCATCGACCCGCTGCCCGACGGCGGAGTGCGGATCGGCGCGACCGTGCGCAACAGCGATCTCGCGGCCGAGGCGATCATCCGGCAGCGCTATCCGGTGCTGTCCCAGGCGCTGCTGTCGGGGGCTTCCGGGCAGTTGCGCAACCTCGCCACCACGGGTGGCAACCTGCTGCAGCGCACCCGCTGCCCGTACTTCCAGGACGTCACCACGCCGTGCAACAAGCGCGAGCCCGGATCGGGATGCTCGGCGCTGAACGGCTATACGCGCAACCACGCCATTCTCGGTGCCTCCGAGCACTGCGTGGCCACCCATCCCTCGGACATGGCGGTCGCTCTGGCCGCACTGGACGCGACCGTGCAAGTCACGGGCCCGAACGGGCAACGCGGTATTCCGGTCACCGACCTGCACCGGCTGCCCGGCGACGAGCCGCACCGGGACACGGTGCTCGAGCACGGCGAATTGATCACCTCGGTGGACCTGCCGGAACTGCCGAGATCCACGCGCTCGCGCTACCGCAAGGTACGAGATCGCGCTTCGTACGCGTTCGCGCTGGTGTCGGTGGCTGCCGTGCTCGAGATCGAGGGCGACACCGTGCGCGAGGCACGCATCGCACTGGGCGGCGTCGCCCACAAGCCGTGGCGCGCGAGCACGGCCGAGCAGGCACTGCGCGGCGCACCGACGACCGAAGAGTCCTTCCGCTCGGCAGCCGAAGCGGAAATCGCCCAGGCACAGCCACTGGCCGACAACGAATTCAAACTGCCCATGGCCCGCAACACGCTCACGGCCACGCTACGGGACCTTGCCGGGAAGGAATCGCGATGA